The proteins below are encoded in one region of Arenibacter algicola:
- a CDS encoding efflux RND transporter periplasmic adaptor subunit, with translation MSNKKILWICLAILIAGIAITTLIFSTEPEAKTEGASIETAMLVDVITVKVGSYEPTISATGTVQPVEDITLSPLVSGQIINRDPAFTPGGFVKKNQPLLQIDPSDYRNTLELRKSELLQSKTTLDTEMGRQQIAEQDLMLITNDSLFKDNPLSADERQLILRQPQLNAVKATIVGAKASVDQAQLNLERTTIRAPFDAHILSQNVTAGSQVGPGDDLGRLVGTEYYWVTATVPVSKLQWLHFPENDKDRGSEVLIKNSTAWPEEQYREGYLDKEIGALDGQTRLARVLVKVADPLAKNTDLEGKPKLMIGTFVEVDIQANKLDNVVRLSRDYIRSIETVWVMKEGKLEIREVDIVLTDNDYAYIRKGLEEGEQIVITDLSTVSNGIGLRTRSEGSEKEPTQ, from the coding sequence ATGAGCAATAAAAAAATACTGTGGATATGTTTGGCAATACTCATTGCCGGGATTGCTATTACCACCCTTATATTTTCTACGGAACCGGAAGCAAAGACCGAAGGGGCAAGCATAGAAACTGCTATGTTAGTGGATGTGATTACCGTAAAAGTAGGTTCCTATGAACCCACCATATCAGCAACGGGCACAGTGCAACCGGTGGAGGATATTACCTTAAGTCCGTTGGTATCCGGACAGATAATAAATAGGGATCCAGCTTTTACGCCCGGGGGATTCGTAAAAAAGAATCAACCGCTGCTCCAAATAGACCCCTCGGATTATAGGAACACCCTAGAACTTAGAAAGAGCGAACTACTACAGTCCAAGACTACCTTGGATACCGAAATGGGCAGACAGCAAATAGCGGAACAAGATTTAATGCTAATAACCAACGATTCCCTTTTTAAAGACAATCCGCTATCCGCAGATGAGCGACAACTAATATTACGGCAGCCCCAGCTAAATGCCGTTAAGGCTACCATTGTAGGCGCCAAGGCCTCTGTGGACCAAGCGCAATTAAACTTGGAAAGAACTACTATTCGTGCTCCTTTTGATGCGCATATTCTTAGCCAGAACGTCACAGCTGGTTCCCAAGTTGGTCCAGGGGATGACTTAGGTAGGCTCGTTGGCACAGAGTATTACTGGGTTACAGCAACCGTACCGGTTTCCAAACTACAATGGCTGCACTTTCCCGAAAATGATAAAGACAGGGGTTCCGAAGTACTTATCAAGAATTCTACGGCCTGGCCCGAAGAGCAGTATCGGGAAGGTTATCTGGACAAAGAAATTGGTGCCTTGGACGGGCAGACCCGCCTGGCTAGGGTGCTGGTAAAAGTGGCAGATCCACTTGCTAAAAATACCGATTTAGAAGGGAAGCCCAAATTAATGATAGGCACCTTTGTTGAAGTGGATATTCAGGCCAATAAATTGGACAATGTAGTTCGCCTAAGTAGGGATTATATTAGAAGTATCGAAACGGTCTGGGTGATGAAAGAGGGCAAATTGGAAATTCGTGAGGTTGATATCGTTCTCACAGATAATGACTACGCCTACATCCGTAAGGGATTAGAAGAGGGAGAACAGATTGTTATCACAGATTTAAGTACCGTAAGCAATGGTATTGGATTAAGAACAAGGTCTGAAGGCTCCGAAAAAGAACCGACACAATAG